From Flavobacterium alkalisoli, the proteins below share one genomic window:
- the murG gene encoding undecaprenyldiphospho-muramoylpentapeptide beta-N-acetylglucosaminyltransferase, which produces MAVKRFILSGGGTGGHIYPAIAIANELKFRFPDCEILFVGAKDKMEMQKVPQAGYKIKGLWIAGIQRKLTLDNALLPVKMINSLFKARKIVRQFKPDVVIGTGGFASGPLLKAASFLGVPTVIQEQNSFPGITNKWLSKKADAICVAYDNLDRFFPASKIVFTGNPVRQDLINVSGKRDEAVAHFGLNPNKKTLLVLGGSLGSRRINQLIAKELAWLLAQDVQIIWQCGKLYYEEYRHYGDDKQVQVLSFIDRMDLVYAAADVVISRSGASSVSELCIVGKPVLFIPSPNVAEDHQTKNAQAIVDKDGALLLKEVQLDTQFQNVFADLITNEGKQQKLSENIKKLAKANATNDIVEEIIKLIK; this is translated from the coding sequence ATGGCAGTAAAGAGATTCATATTGAGTGGAGGTGGCACAGGAGGGCATATCTATCCTGCCATTGCTATTGCCAATGAGCTTAAATTCCGTTTTCCTGATTGTGAGATACTTTTTGTAGGAGCAAAGGATAAGATGGAAATGCAAAAGGTGCCACAGGCGGGCTACAAAATAAAAGGATTATGGATAGCAGGTATACAGAGAAAGTTAACGCTGGATAATGCACTGTTGCCTGTAAAAATGATTAACAGCCTGTTTAAGGCAAGAAAGATAGTAAGGCAGTTTAAGCCTGATGTGGTAATAGGGACAGGTGGTTTTGCCAGCGGACCTTTACTAAAGGCAGCGTCGTTTTTAGGAGTGCCAACGGTAATACAGGAGCAAAACTCCTTTCCGGGTATAACGAACAAGTGGCTGTCTAAAAAAGCAGATGCTATTTGTGTGGCTTACGATAATCTGGATAGGTTTTTTCCTGCTTCAAAAATTGTGTTTACAGGAAATCCTGTAAGACAGGATTTGATAAACGTAAGCGGGAAGCGAGATGAAGCTGTGGCTCATTTTGGTTTGAATCCTAACAAAAAAACATTGCTTGTTTTGGGAGGAAGCCTTGGGTCAAGGAGAATTAACCAGCTTATTGCAAAAGAGCTGGCATGGCTTTTAGCTCAGGATGTACAGATAATATGGCAGTGTGGTAAACTGTATTATGAAGAATACAGGCATTATGGAGATGATAAGCAGGTTCAGGTACTGTCATTTATAGACAGGATGGATCTTGTATATGCAGCAGCCGATGTGGTTATATCACGTTCAGGGGCATCGTCGGTTTCAGAGCTTTGTATAGTAGGTAAACCAGTGTTGTTTATACCATCGCCTAATGTGGCAGAAGACCATCAGACGAAAAACGCACAGGCAATTGTGGATAAGGATGGTGCGCTGCTCTTAAAAGAAGTACAATTGGATACACAGTTCCAAAATGTGTTCGCTGATTTGATAACCAATGAAGGAAAGCAGCAAAAACTGAGTGAGAATATTAAAAAGCTGGCAAAGGCAAATGCCACAAATGATATAGTAGAAGAAATTATAAAACTGATTAAGTAG
- the ftsA gene encoding cell division protein FtsA: protein MEKESIAVGLDIGTTKIVAMIGKKNEYGKLEILGVGKSKSLGVARGVVNNITQTIQSIQQAVQEAEADSGYKIHDVVVGIAGQHIRSIQHSDYISRSNPEEVIGDADIDLLINQVHKLAMLPGEEIIHVLPQEFKIDGQTEIKEPIGMYGGRLEASFHVVVGQASSIRNVGRCIKSSGLDLSGLTLEPLASADAVLSQEEKEAGVALIDIGGGTTDLAIFKDGIIRHTAVVPFGGNVITEDIKEGCSIIEKQAELLKVKFGSAWPGENKDNEIVSIPGLRGREPKEISLKNLSKIIHARVVEIIEQVFAEIKAYGHEDPRKKLIAGIVLTGGGSQLKHIKQLVEYITGMDTRIGYPNEHLAGNSDEEISSPLYATAVGLVMNSIRNNTRSATPINEVRQPEPVRHQPVYTEVRAAEAVEELEEVAVEKEKSIDDSTEKKVKRSFFDKYIDRIKEFLDNAE, encoded by the coding sequence ATGGAAAAAGAAAGCATTGCAGTAGGTTTAGATATCGGGACAACAAAGATTGTTGCCATGATAGGCAAGAAAAATGAGTACGGGAAACTTGAAATTTTAGGTGTTGGTAAATCCAAAAGCCTTGGTGTAGCCAGAGGAGTTGTTAATAATATTACACAAACTATCCAGTCGATACAGCAGGCGGTTCAGGAAGCCGAAGCTGATTCAGGATACAAAATACATGATGTGGTGGTAGGTATTGCCGGCCAGCACATTCGCAGCATCCAGCACAGCGATTACATAAGCAGGAGCAATCCTGAAGAAGTGATTGGGGATGCAGATATTGATCTTTTAATTAATCAGGTGCACAAACTGGCTATGCTGCCGGGTGAAGAAATTATCCACGTATTGCCTCAGGAATTTAAAATTGACGGGCAAACTGAGATAAAAGAGCCTATAGGTATGTATGGCGGCAGGCTTGAGGCCAGCTTCCATGTAGTGGTAGGGCAGGCTTCATCTATCAGGAATGTGGGCCGATGCATTAAGAGCTCAGGACTTGATCTTTCGGGCTTAACGTTAGAGCCGCTTGCTTCGGCAGATGCGGTACTTAGTCAGGAAGAGAAAGAGGCAGGTGTAGCACTTATTGATATAGGAGGTGGTACAACAGACCTTGCCATATTTAAAGACGGTATTATTCGCCATACAGCGGTAGTGCCTTTTGGAGGAAACGTAATAACAGAAGATATAAAAGAAGGCTGCTCTATTATAGAAAAACAGGCAGAGCTGCTTAAGGTGAAATTTGGTTCGGCATGGCCGGGTGAAAACAAGGATAACGAAATTGTTTCCATTCCAGGGTTACGAGGCAGGGAACCTAAAGAGATTTCGCTTAAAAACCTTTCTAAAATTATCCATGCCAGAGTAGTGGAAATTATAGAGCAGGTATTTGCAGAGATTAAAGCTTACGGTCATGAAGATCCGCGCAAAAAACTGATAGCAGGTATAGTGCTAACAGGAGGTGGATCTCAGCTTAAGCATATAAAACAGCTTGTAGAGTACATTACCGGGATGGATACCAGAATAGGTTACCCTAACGAGCACCTTGCCGGAAACTCTGATGAGGAAATATCAAGTCCGCTTTATGCAACAGCAGTAGGTCTTGTTATGAACAGCATCAGGAACAACACAAGGAGTGCAACACCTATAAATGAGGTAAGGCAACCGGAGCCGGTAAGGCATCAGCCAGTTTATACAGAGGTTAGAGCTGCAGAAGCGGTTGAAGAACTTGAAGAAGTAGCTGTAGAAAAAGAAAAGAGTATTGATGACTCTACCGAGAAAAAGGTTAAGAGGTCATTTTTTGATAAATATATAGATAGGATTAAAGAATTTTTAGATAACGCAGAGTAA
- a CDS encoding GatB/YqeY domain-containing protein has protein sequence MSLQTQIMDAMKTAMKAKDTVTLEALRAVKSALLLAQTESGAKEELAEEEEIKLLQKLVKQRKDSAAIYTEQGREDLAAPEIEQAAVIEKFLPAQLSEEEVEAKVKQIIEANGFSGMGDMGKTMGVASKELAGSADGKTISAVVKRLLA, from the coding sequence ATGAGTTTACAAACGCAAATCATGGACGCCATGAAAACAGCCATGAAGGCAAAAGATACAGTAACCCTTGAGGCGCTACGTGCTGTTAAATCGGCATTATTACTGGCTCAGACTGAAAGTGGTGCTAAAGAAGAGTTAGCAGAGGAAGAAGAGATAAAGCTGCTTCAAAAACTTGTTAAGCAAAGAAAAGACAGTGCTGCTATTTATACAGAACAGGGTAGGGAAGACCTTGCTGCTCCAGAAATTGAGCAGGCTGCAGTTATAGAGAAATTCCTTCCTGCTCAGTTAAGCGAAGAAGAGGTGGAAGCTAAAGTTAAGCAGATAATTGAGGCTAACGGTTTCTCCGGTATGGGTGATATGGGTAAAACCATGGGTGTTGCTTCAAAAGAGCTTGCCGGTAGTGCAGATGGTAAAACAATCTCTGCAGTAGTTAAAAGACTTTTAGCATAA
- the ftsZ gene encoding cell division protein FtsZ: MMSNEEFGSISFDLPKNQSNVIKVIGVGGGGSNAINHMFKQGIKGVDFVVCNTDSQALQNSPVPNKIQLGVSLTEGLGAGANPEVGQQSALESIEEIEKMLDTNTKMVFITAGMGGGTGTGAAPVIAKLAKERDVLTVGIVTIPFQFEGKVRSEQALQGVERLRKQVDSLIVINNNKLREVYGNLGFKAGFSKADEVLATASRGIAEVITHHYTQNIDLKDAKTVLANSGTAIMGSAVATGESRAKDAIVDALDSPLLNDNKITGAKNVLLLIVSGTNEITIDEIGEINDHIQSEAGFNANIIMGVGEDETLGEAIAVTIIATGFNVEQQNEIVNTEPKKIIHALEEEQKLVSDLSQKSVISSFDFASPAKEEPKPEVKADIPVEEEKVVFTLEEEVEEEIQQPVAETKIEAEAGLIPTTDYINNLDVFFEIVSPVKEEPKKFEPEIFEPVIKDVREIEVIDPEFVIAPKEEQISFSFDLTTDNVKREERTLFSLDEGAKDIKVKDAVQVVPMTELNETGVVRYSLEEYLEKENELLSSKPVAKVEEPVDEELNITFKKSEEPVKAETNQADISPVEMTIDETLRLRAEERRRKMKEFNYKFHNSSSRIDEIEKEPAYKRMGIDLNASKPDNSKSRFSLGTDSNDDLQLRSNNSFLHDNVD, translated from the coding sequence ATGATGAGCAATGAAGAATTTGGAAGTATTTCGTTTGATTTACCAAAAAACCAATCAAACGTAATCAAGGTAATTGGTGTAGGCGGTGGCGGTAGCAACGCTATTAACCACATGTTTAAGCAGGGAATCAAGGGAGTAGATTTTGTAGTATGTAATACTGACTCACAGGCGCTTCAAAACAGTCCGGTGCCAAACAAGATACAGTTAGGAGTTAGTCTTACCGAAGGTCTTGGGGCGGGAGCAAATCCCGAAGTTGGACAACAGTCTGCTTTAGAGAGCATTGAGGAAATCGAAAAAATGCTGGATACAAATACCAAGATGGTATTTATCACGGCAGGTATGGGCGGTGGTACCGGTACAGGTGCTGCTCCTGTAATTGCTAAACTGGCAAAAGAAAGAGACGTGCTTACTGTGGGTATTGTAACCATACCTTTTCAGTTTGAGGGTAAAGTACGCTCTGAACAGGCCCTTCAGGGTGTGGAAAGGTTAAGAAAGCAGGTTGACTCTTTAATCGTTATCAATAATAATAAATTAAGGGAAGTGTATGGTAACCTTGGCTTTAAAGCCGGTTTCTCTAAAGCTGACGAAGTATTAGCGACAGCTTCAAGAGGTATTGCAGAGGTTATTACACATCACTATACTCAGAATATTGACCTTAAGGATGCTAAAACAGTATTGGCAAACAGTGGTACCGCTATAATGGGGTCGGCAGTGGCAACAGGCGAAAGCCGTGCTAAAGATGCTATTGTTGATGCATTGGATTCACCACTTCTTAATGATAATAAGATTACAGGTGCTAAAAACGTATTATTACTAATCGTTTCGGGTACTAACGAAATTACTATTGATGAGATAGGTGAAATTAACGACCATATCCAGTCGGAAGCAGGATTTAATGCTAATATCATTATGGGTGTTGGTGAAGATGAAACTTTAGGTGAAGCTATTGCGGTTACAATTATTGCTACGGGCTTTAATGTTGAGCAACAAAACGAGATTGTTAATACTGAGCCTAAAAAGATTATCCATGCACTTGAAGAAGAGCAAAAACTGGTAAGCGACTTAAGTCAGAAATCAGTGATCTCTTCATTTGATTTTGCTTCACCAGCTAAAGAAGAGCCAAAACCTGAAGTTAAGGCAGATATTCCTGTAGAGGAAGAGAAAGTTGTGTTTACGCTTGAAGAAGAAGTAGAAGAGGAGATACAACAGCCGGTTGCAGAAACAAAGATTGAGGCAGAAGCCGGACTTATCCCTACTACTGATTATATAAACAATCTTGATGTGTTTTTTGAGATAGTTTCTCCGGTTAAGGAAGAGCCTAAAAAGTTTGAACCTGAGATTTTTGAGCCGGTAATTAAAGATGTTAGAGAAATTGAGGTTATAGATCCGGAGTTTGTTATCGCTCCTAAAGAAGAACAGATAAGTTTTTCTTTTGATCTTACAACTGATAATGTAAAAAGAGAAGAAAGAACATTATTTTCTCTTGATGAAGGGGCTAAAGATATAAAGGTTAAGGATGCTGTACAGGTTGTGCCTATGACAGAGCTTAACGAAACTGGTGTTGTAAGATATTCGTTGGAAGAGTATCTTGAAAAAGAAAATGAGCTTTTATCTTCTAAGCCGGTTGCCAAGGTAGAAGAGCCGGTAGATGAAGAGCTAAACATTACGTTTAAGAAATCGGAAGAGCCGGTTAAGGCTGAAACAAATCAGGCTGATATCTCTCCGGTTGAAATGACTATAGATGAGACCTTAAGGTTAAGGGCAGAAGAGCGCAGAAGAAAAATGAAGGAGTTTAACTATAAATTCCACAACAGCTCTTCAAGGATAGATGAAATTGAAAAAGAGCCTGCTTATAAAAGGATGGGAATAGATCTTAATGCATCTAAGCCTGATAACAGCAAATCACGCTTTTCATTAGGAACAGACAGTAACGACGATTTACAGTTACGATCTAACAATTCTTTCCTGCATGACAATGTAGATTAA
- a CDS encoding cell division protein FtsQ/DivIB, translated as MKRINWDNIRLFVIAVVVIFLYSFSAKRNVSRYFVSADVEFADNEEFITLDKVNKLLIQNFNSVTSITKDKLDLNSVEKRLESNPMIDDAEVFATVDGKLKAIVKQRVPVARIFEGGESYYIDYKGSEMPLSENSTARVLLVNGALNGVDKTKLYSLVKYIYDDDFLRKNIIGIEITPTGSLKMMSRNYSYVILFGKMVNVEKKFNNYKAFFQNAVRDTLIENYKTINLKFTQQVVCAKK; from the coding sequence ATGAAAAGAATTAACTGGGATAATATAAGGCTTTTTGTAATCGCTGTGGTGGTTATTTTCCTTTATTCCTTTTCTGCAAAAAGGAACGTAAGCAGATATTTTGTGTCTGCCGATGTTGAATTTGCGGATAATGAGGAGTTTATTACCCTTGATAAAGTTAATAAGTTGTTGATACAAAATTTTAACAGTGTAACGAGCATAACGAAAGATAAATTAGATTTGAATAGCGTGGAGAAAAGACTCGAGTCAAATCCTATGATTGATGATGCAGAGGTATTCGCTACGGTAGACGGCAAGCTAAAGGCAATTGTTAAGCAAAGAGTACCGGTTGCAAGAATTTTTGAAGGAGGAGAGTCGTATTACATTGATTACAAAGGAAGTGAAATGCCGCTATCCGAAAATTCAACAGCTAGGGTTTTGTTAGTAAACGGAGCCCTTAACGGCGTTGATAAAACTAAGCTTTACTCGTTAGTAAAATATATTTATGACGACGATTTTTTAAGAAAGAATATCATCGGGATTGAGATTACCCCTACGGGATCGCTAAAAATGATGAGCCGAAATTATAGTTATGTGATACTTTTCGGGAAGATGGTAAATGTAGAGAAGAAGTTTAATAATTATAAGGCATTTTTTCAAAATGCAGTAAGGGATACATTGATAGAGAATTACAAAACGATAAATCTGAAATTTACACAACAGGTTGTGTGCGCCAAAAAATAG
- a CDS encoding FtsW/RodA/SpoVE family cell cycle protein — protein MRDLINSLKGDKGIWSFVVLLALISFMPVFSASANLVYVIGKGSTIGYLVKHLVHIFIGFALIYFVHKVPYHYYRGLSQIGLPIVGLLLVYTFFQGTVIDGANASRWIKVPFIGVTFQTSALAFIVLMVYVARYLAKIEDKEITFKSSFIELWIPVFIVLALILPANFSTTALIFSMVCMLVFVGRYPLRYLGTIIGMGVAMLVFFVVFAKAFPNAMPNRVDTWISRVDSFFSDKPNEDDYQIEKAKIAIATGKINGLGPGKSVQKNFLPQSSSDFIFAIIVEEYGLIGGIGVLFLYLMLFFRFLVSAHKAKTLFGKLLIVGLGFPIIFQALINMGVAVELLPVTGQTLPLISSGGSSIWMTCIAVGIILSVTKKDEEIEQERLEKEEREEALQRMIDKHLEEEGREREEEEGQTSAAFSIEDETKNPMHAVMGKP, from the coding sequence ATGAGAGATTTAATCAATAGCCTTAAAGGAGATAAAGGAATCTGGTCGTTTGTAGTACTACTGGCCCTTATATCGTTCATGCCGGTTTTCAGCGCAAGTGCAAACCTTGTGTATGTAATCGGTAAGGGATCTACCATAGGTTATCTGGTTAAGCATTTGGTGCACATCTTTATAGGCTTTGCGCTTATTTATTTTGTTCACAAAGTGCCTTATCATTACTACAGGGGGTTATCCCAGATAGGATTGCCTATAGTAGGCCTCCTGCTGGTGTATACCTTTTTTCAGGGTACGGTTATAGACGGTGCTAATGCAAGCCGCTGGATAAAAGTACCTTTTATTGGGGTTACCTTTCAAACATCAGCACTGGCATTTATAGTGCTAATGGTGTATGTGGCGAGGTACCTGGCTAAGATTGAGGATAAGGAAATAACCTTTAAATCATCGTTCATTGAATTGTGGATTCCGGTATTTATAGTGCTTGCGTTAATACTTCCGGCTAACTTCTCTACCACGGCTCTTATATTCAGCATGGTTTGTATGCTGGTATTTGTGGGGAGGTATCCGTTAAGGTATCTGGGCACTATAATCGGTATGGGTGTAGCTATGCTGGTATTCTTTGTTGTTTTTGCAAAGGCTTTTCCTAACGCAATGCCTAACAGGGTTGATACCTGGATTTCGAGGGTTGACAGCTTCTTTTCAGATAAACCTAATGAAGACGATTACCAGATAGAGAAAGCAAAAATTGCAATCGCTACAGGAAAGATTAACGGATTAGGTCCCGGTAAGAGTGTACAGAAAAACTTCCTGCCGCAGTCATCTTCCGATTTTATCTTCGCGATTATCGTTGAAGAGTACGGATTGATAGGGGGGATAGGAGTATTGTTTCTGTATTTAATGCTGTTTTTTAGGTTTCTGGTGTCGGCACATAAAGCCAAGACACTTTTTGGTAAGCTGCTCATTGTGGGGTTAGGTTTTCCTATCATATTTCAGGCACTTATCAATATGGGAGTCGCTGTTGAGCTGCTTCCGGTAACAGGGCAAACCTTACCGCTTATCAGTAGCGGTGGTAGTTCCATCTGGATGACATGTATTGCTGTGGGCATTATTTTGAGCGTAACCAAGAAAGATGAAGAAATAGAGCAGGAGAGGCTGGAGAAAGAAGAACGTGAAGAAGCCCTGCAACGAATGATAGACAAGCATCTGGAAGAAGAAGGCAGGGAGAGAGAAGAAGAGGAAGGACAAACATCGGCCGCTTTTTCTATAGAGGATGAAACGAAAAACCCAATGCATGCAGTAATGGGTAAACCATAA
- the murC gene encoding UDP-N-acetylmuramate--L-alanine ligase: MDLNQIHNVYFIGIGGIGMSALARYFKSIGKNVAGYDRTSTHLTDELKQNGIRVHFEDSIALIDLPFLNKNNTLVVVTPAVPKEHFQWNYFLKNGFVVKKRAEVLGIITKGTYCFAVAGTHGKTTTSSILGHILYQSKVDVTAFLGGIVENYNSNIVGEGKTVTVAEADEFDRSFLHLHPDVACVTSMDADHLDIYGDSSAIEASFTEFADKVKDKKKLFITKGLPLEGVTVGAENGSDYNAVNIRIENGWYVFDAETPQGKIEEIKFALPGRHNLTNALMALAMAKTYGVSDDNIKSALETFKGVKRRFSYQIKKDNLVYIDDYAHHPTEIDAVHQAVSELYPDKKVLAVFQPHLFSRTRDFIDGFARSLSAFDNIVLLDIYPARELPIEGVTSKWLLDKIDNPNKKLISKKDLIPFLKMTDASVIVTIGAGDIGEMIPDIKKVLDEKN; this comes from the coding sequence ATGGATTTAAACCAGATACATAACGTTTATTTTATAGGCATAGGAGGCATAGGTATGAGTGCTCTGGCCCGCTATTTTAAATCTATAGGTAAAAATGTGGCAGGGTACGACCGTACTTCTACACATCTTACCGATGAGCTTAAGCAAAACGGAATACGTGTTCATTTTGAAGACAGTATTGCGCTTATAGATCTGCCGTTCCTTAATAAAAACAATACGCTTGTAGTGGTAACACCTGCGGTGCCTAAGGAGCATTTTCAGTGGAATTACTTCCTTAAAAACGGATTTGTAGTTAAAAAAAGAGCAGAAGTACTGGGTATAATCACTAAAGGTACTTATTGTTTTGCCGTGGCGGGTACGCACGGTAAAACAACTACATCAAGTATACTGGGGCATATACTGTATCAGAGCAAAGTAGATGTAACTGCATTTTTAGGAGGTATTGTTGAGAATTATAATTCTAATATAGTAGGTGAAGGAAAAACCGTAACTGTAGCTGAGGCTGATGAGTTTGACCGTTCGTTTTTACACCTGCATCCTGATGTAGCCTGTGTAACCTCTATGGATGCCGACCATTTGGATATTTATGGAGACAGTTCGGCTATTGAGGCATCGTTTACAGAGTTTGCCGATAAGGTTAAGGATAAAAAGAAACTATTTATAACTAAAGGTCTGCCTCTTGAAGGTGTGACTGTAGGTGCCGAAAACGGTAGTGATTACAATGCGGTAAACATAAGAATTGAAAACGGATGGTATGTTTTTGATGCCGAAACACCGCAGGGTAAAATAGAGGAAATAAAATTTGCGCTTCCGGGCAGGCATAATCTAACCAATGCGCTAATGGCGCTGGCTATGGCTAAAACCTATGGTGTGTCTGACGATAATATCAAGTCGGCATTGGAAACTTTTAAAGGGGTAAAAAGAAGGTTTTCTTACCAGATTAAAAAAGACAACCTGGTTTATATTGATGACTATGCGCATCACCCAACAGAAATTGATGCCGTGCATCAGGCGGTATCAGAACTGTATCCTGATAAGAAAGTGCTGGCTGTGTTTCAACCCCATCTTTTTAGCAGGACGAGGGATTTTATAGACGGATTTGCACGAAGCCTTTCGGCTTTTGATAATATAGTGTTGCTGGATATTTATCCGGCAAGGGAACTGCCTATTGAAGGAGTAACTTCAAAATGGCTTTTGGATAAAATAGATAATCCGAATAAGAAACTGATTTCAAAAAAGGACCTGATTCCGTTTTTGAAAATGACAGATGCTTCTGTAATTGTTACAATAGGAGCAGGAGATATAGGGGAGATGATTCCTGATATAAAAAAGGTACTTGATGAAAAGAATTAA
- the murD gene encoding UDP-N-acetylmuramoyl-L-alanine--D-glutamate ligase yields the protein MRLVVLGGGESGVGTAILGKKKGYDVFVSDFGKIKNNYKEVLALNKLEWEEEKHTEELILNADVVMKSPGIPDKSPIVKLLKKKGIPVISEIEFAAKYIDLQTVGITGSNGKTTTTMLTHYLLKQGGLNMGLAGNVGKSFAWQVAENKHEGYVLELSSFQLDGIETYSPNIAVITNISPDHLDRYDYNFDLYIEAKFRITMNQTKDDFLIYDADDEEIKKWLDKNKIKAKKIPFSLTKEVKGGVYVKENKIISTINKEEFTMPINELSLEGKHNVKNAMAATAVAQLMRIRKDTIRESLSNFQGVEHRLEKVLKIQNVQYINDSKATNTNATFFALDSMTTPTVWIVGGVDKGNDYDELMQLVREKVKAIVCLGVDNQKIMNAFSNVVDVMVETTSMTEAVKIAQSLAEKGDTVLLSPACASFDLFENYEERGKLFKAAVQNL from the coding sequence ATGAGGTTAGTAGTATTAGGAGGCGGAGAAAGCGGTGTAGGTACCGCAATCTTAGGAAAGAAAAAAGGATATGATGTATTTGTGTCTGATTTCGGAAAGATTAAAAACAACTATAAAGAAGTTCTTGCACTTAATAAACTGGAATGGGAAGAGGAAAAGCATACTGAGGAGCTTATCCTTAATGCCGATGTAGTAATGAAAAGCCCCGGTATACCGGATAAGTCGCCAATAGTAAAGCTGCTTAAAAAGAAAGGTATTCCTGTAATATCAGAAATTGAGTTTGCTGCGAAATATATCGATTTGCAAACTGTAGGTATAACAGGAAGTAACGGGAAGACCACTACAACAATGCTAACCCATTACCTGCTTAAACAAGGAGGATTAAATATGGGGCTTGCCGGAAATGTAGGTAAAAGTTTTGCCTGGCAGGTTGCAGAGAACAAACATGAAGGCTATGTGCTTGAACTAAGCAGTTTCCAGCTGGACGGGATAGAAACATACAGTCCCAATATAGCGGTAATAACAAACATAAGCCCGGATCATTTAGACAGGTACGATTATAATTTTGACCTGTATATAGAGGCAAAGTTCAGGATTACCATGAACCAGACTAAGGATGACTTCCTTATTTATGACGCCGATGACGAGGAGATTAAAAAGTGGCTTGATAAGAATAAGATAAAAGCCAAAAAAATACCTTTTTCACTTACAAAAGAAGTTAAAGGGGGAGTATATGTAAAAGAGAATAAGATTATTTCAACCATCAATAAAGAAGAATTTACCATGCCGATAAACGAATTATCATTAGAAGGAAAGCACAATGTAAAAAATGCTATGGCAGCAACTGCAGTAGCACAGCTGATGCGTATCAGGAAAGATACGATTAGGGAGAGCCTTTCCAACTTTCAGGGTGTTGAGCACCGTTTGGAGAAAGTACTTAAAATACAAAACGTACAGTATATAAACGACTCCAAAGCGACCAATACCAATGCAACGTTTTTTGCGCTGGACAGTATGACCACACCAACAGTTTGGATTGTGGGTGGTGTTGATAAAGGTAACGATTATGATGAGCTTATGCAGTTAGTAAGAGAAAAGGTAAAAGCTATTGTATGTCTTGGTGTGGATAATCAGAAAATAATGAACGCCTTCAGTAATGTGGTAGACGTGATGGTTGAGACCACAAGTATGACAGAGGCGGTAAAGATTGCGCAAAGCCTGGCAGAAAAAGGAGATACAGTATTGCTTTCTCCGGCATGTGCAAGTTTTGATCTTTTTGAGAATTATGAAGAGCGCGGAAAACTGTTTAAGGCGGCCGTGCAGAATTTATAA